In Saccharomyces cerevisiae S288C chromosome VIII, complete sequence, a genomic segment contains:
- the LAG1 gene encoding sphingosine N-acyltransferase LAG1 (Ceramide synthase component; involved in synthesis of ceramide from C26(acyl)-coenzyme A and dihydrosphingosine or phytosphingosine, functionally equivalent to Lac1p; forms ER foci upon DNA replication stress; homolog of human CERS2, a tumor metastasis suppressor gene whose silencing enhances invasion/metastasis of prostate cancer cells; LAG1 has a paralog, LAC1, that arose from the whole genome duplication): MTSATDKSIDRLVVNAKTRRRNSSVGKIDLGDTVPGFAAMPESAASKNEAKKRMKALTGDSKKDSDLLWKVWFSYREMNYRHSWLTPFFILVCVYSAYFLSGNRTESNPLHMFVAISYQVDGTDSYAKGIKDLSFVFFYMIFFTFLREFLMDVVIRPFTVYLNVTSEHRQKRMLEQMYAIFYCGVSGPFGLYIMYHSDLWLFKTKPMYRTYPVITNPFLFKIFYLGQAAFWAQQACVLVLQLEKPRKDYKELVFHHIVTLLLIWSSYVFHFTKMGLAIYITMDVSDFFLSLSKTLNYLNSVFTPFVFGLFVFFWIYLRHVVNIRILWSVLTEFRHEGNYVLNFATQQYKCWISLPIVFVLIAALQLVNLYWLFLILRILYRLIWQGIQKDERSDSDSDESAENEESKEKCE; this comes from the coding sequence GATTTAGGTGATACAGTTCCTGGCTTTGCAGCCATGCCTGAAAGTGCTGCCTCTAAAAATGAGGCcaaaaaaaggatgaaAGCCTTGACTGGTGACTCTAAAAAGGATAGTGACCTACTGTGGAAGGTTTGGTTTTCATATAGAGAAATGAATTACCGTCATAGTTGGTTGACACCATTCTTCATACTTGTATGCGTGTATAGCGCGTACTTTTTATCTGGGAATAGAACAGAATCAAACCCGCTGCACATGTTCGTAGCCATATCATATCAAGTTGATGGCACAGACTCATATGCAAAAGGTATCAAAGATTTGAGTTTTGTGTTTTTCTACATGATTTTCTTCACATTTTTACGTGAGTTTTTGATGGATGTTGTAATTCGACCATTCACGGTATACCTAAATGTTACTTCCGAGCATCGTCAAAAGCGTATGCTAGAACAAATGTATGCCATATTTTATTGCGGAGTTTCAGGGCCCTTTGGTCTTTATATTATGTACCATAGTGATTTGTGGTTGTTCAAGACAAAACCAATGTACAGAACATATCCTGTTATAACCAATCCGTTCTTGTTTAAGATATTTTACTTGGGTCAAGCGGCATTTTGGGCGCAACAGGCTTGTGTTCTTGTTCTACAATTAGAAAAGCCAAGAAAGGATTACAAGGAATTGGTTTTTCATCACATTGTgacattattattaatttgGTCATCATATGTTTTCCATTTTACCAAAATGGGATTGGCTATCTATATTACTATGGATGTGTCagattttttcctttctttgtCTAAGACATTAAACTATCTGAATTCTGTATTTACTCCCTTTGTGTTCGGCTTGTTCGTGTTCTTTTGGATCTATCTGCGCCATGTCGTGAATATCAGAATATTATGGTCAGTCTTAACAGAATTCCGTCATGAAGGTAATTATGTGTTGAATTTTGCCACACAACAATACAAATGTTGGATTTCGTTGCCAATTGTATTTGTACTAATTGCTGCGTTACAATTAGTTAACCTGTATTGGCTGTTTTTAATTCTTAGAATCTTGTACAGATTGATATGGCAAGGTATCCAAAAGGACGAAAGAAGTGACAGTGATTCTGATGAGAGCgctgaaaatgaagaatctAAGGAAAAGTGTGAATAA
- the SHU1 gene encoding Shu1p (Component of Shu complex (aka PCSS complex); Shu complex also includes Psy3, Csm2, Shu2, and promotes error-free DNA repair, mediates inhibition of Srs2p function; essential for promoting the establishment of homolog bias during meiotic homologous recombination; promotes both crossover (CO) and non-crossover (NCO) pathways of meiotic recombination and formation of Rad51p filaments), protein MQFEERLQQLVESDWSLDQSSPNVLVIVLGDTARKYVELGGLKEHVTTNTVAGHVASRERVSVVFLGRVKYLYMYLTRMQAQANGPQYSNVLVYGLWDLTATQDGPQQLRLLSLVLRQCLSLPSKVEFYPEPPSSSVPARLLRFWDHIIR, encoded by the coding sequence ATGCAGTTTGAAGAGCGGTTGCAACAGCTAGTAGAAAGCGATTGGAGCCTGGATCAGTCAAGCCCAAACGTACTGGTGATAGTCCTTGGAGACACTGCCAGGAAGTACGTAGAGTTAGGAGGACTGAAGGAGCACGTGACTACGAACACTGTGGCAGGTCACGTGGCAAGCCGGGAGCGGGTATCCGTAGTTTTTTTGGGCCGGGTAAAGTACTTATACATGTACCTCACCCGGATGCAAGCGCAGGCGAATGGTCCGCAATACTCTAATGTACTCGTCTATGGATTGTGGGATCTCACCGCGACACAAGATGGACCGCAACAGCTGCGGCTACTTAGCCTTGTGTTACGGCAGTGCCTCAGTCTGCCATCTAAAGTTGAATTCTATCCAGAACCGCCTTCTAGTAGCGTGCCTGCCCGGCTATTGCGATTCTGGGACCATATTATCAGATAG
- a CDS encoding uncharacterized protein (hypothetical protein; conserved among S. cerevisiae strains; YHL005C is not an essential gene) — MRKESFLTFYFSNHLYLCPAIIRLSSVCTLARTDYYLPSNIAVTYDIQISSLGFTYRIDFFLALFSDPARPFLTEINRKIGQYACVIREREQAGEYSFHYSLCININVYILHIHIYIDRYIYAYINAQVQ, encoded by the coding sequence ATGAGAAAAGAGTCGTTTCTcactttttatttctcGAATCACCTGTATTTGTGCCCCGCGATAATCAGGCTCTCGAGCGTATGTACACTTGCCAGAACTGATTATTATTTACCATCAAATATAGCAGTGACCTACGACATACAAATTTCATCTCTCGGATTCACTTACCgaattgatttttttcttgcacTCTTTTCTGACCCGGCACGGCCTTTTCTTACCGAGATAAACAGGAAAATAGGGCAGTATGCGTGTGTTATACGTGAGAGAGAGCAAGCGGGTGAGTATTCGTTTCATTACAGTTTATGCATTAACATAAACGTATACATATTACACATACACATATACATAGATAGATACATATACGCATATATTAATGCTCAGGTGCAATAA
- the MRP4 gene encoding mitochondrial 37S ribosomal protein uS2m MRP4 (Mitochondrial ribosomal protein of the small subunit), with product MQRHVFARNFRRLSLLRNPSLTKRFQSSASGAANTPNNNDEVMLLQQKLLYDEIRSELKSLSQVPEDEILPELKKSLEQDKLSDKEQQLEAELSDFFRNYALLNKLFDSKTLDGQSSTTTAAATPTKPYPNLIPSANDKPYSSQELFLRQLNHSMRTAKLGATISKVYYPHKDIFYPPLPENITVESLMSAGVHLGQSTSLWRSSTQSYIYGEYKGIHIIDLNQTLSYLKRAAKVVEGVSESGGIILFLGTRQGQKRGLEEAAKKTHGYYVSTRWIPGTLTNSTEISGIWEKQEIDSNDNPTERALSPNETSKQVKPDLLVVLNPTENRNALLEAIKSRVPTIAIIDTDSEPSLVTYPIPGNDDSLRSVNFLLGVLARAGQRGLQNRLARNNEK from the coding sequence ATGCAGAGACACGTTTTTGCGAGGAATTTCAGACGTCTTTCCTTATTGAGGAACCCTTCCCTTACCAAAAGGTTTCAGTCGTCAGCATCCGGTGCGGCCAACACCCCTAACAATAACGATGAGGTGATGCTGTTGCAACAGAAACTTTTGTATGATGAAATTAGATCAGAATTGAAGTCTCTATCTCAGGTACcagaagatgaaatatTACCTGAGTTGAAAAAGTCATTAGAGCAAGACAAACTCTCTGACAAAGAACAGCAGCTGGAGGCTGAATTGAGTGActttttcagaaattatGCTCTGTTGAACAAGTTGTTTGACAGCAAGACATTAGATGGACAATCTTCTACAACGACAGCAGCAGCCACGCCAACCAAGCCTTACCCTAACCTTATACCTTCGGCCAATGACAAACCATATTCCTCTCAAGAACTTTTCTTGCGTCAACTAAACCATTCCATGCGTACCGCTAAATTGGGTGCCACTATTTCGAAGGTTTACTATCCTCATAAGGACATTTTCTATCCGCCCCTCCCAGAAAACATTACTGTTGAGAGCTTAATGTCTGCTGGTGTTCACTTGGGCCAGTCTACCTCACTTTGGAGGTCTTCCACACAATCCTACATATACGGTGAATATAAAGGTATTCACATAATAGATCTAAACCAAACTTTGTCCTATTTGAAGAGAGCCGCCAAGGTAGTAGAGGGCGTTTCGGAATCCGGTGGCATTATCCTATTTCTGGGTACAAGACAAGGCCAGAAAAGAGGGCTCGAGGAAGCTGCTAAGAAGACACATGGTTATTATGTGTCTACCAGATGGATCCCGGGTACTTTGACGAATTCTACAGAAATTTCAGGTATCTGGGAGAAGCAGGAAATCGACTCTAATGACAATCCCACCGAAAGAGCGTTATCACCGAATGAAACATCAAAGCAGGTTAAGCCTGACTTGCTGGTCGTATTAAATCCCACAGAAAATAGAAACGCTTTGTTAGAAGCAATTAAATCAAGGGTCCCAACTATCGCAATCATCGATACTGACTCCGAACCTTCTTTGGTGACCTACCCTATCCCAGGTAACGATGATTCATTGAGATCTGTCAATTTCTTACTAGGAGTCTTGGCGAGAGCTGGCCAAAGAGGCTTGCAAAATCGCTTGGCCAGAAATAACGAAAAATGA